The Engraulis encrasicolus isolate BLACKSEA-1 unplaced genomic scaffold, IST_EnEncr_1.0 scaffold_49_np1212, whole genome shotgun sequence sequence TGTAAATAAGCTCCCCAATTCATCTCCTACCCAGATGTTAATTATGCCCTAGCCACGGCTCCTTGTACTGTAGCACGCAAAGTATTTTACATTATTTGCAGTAGATCAGTGGTGGCTGGGACTCAGTGGTGTCGCAGAGAAGgtacattgcattgtatgtaaagCAAGAAATCTGCAGTCTAACAgccaacataattccataatttggttggtAACAGTATTGAGTTGTATGGTTAATAGCTGTAGTTCCTTTTCTGTGGAGAAAGATGTCACCATTGGGAACTCCTCCTCAGCAGAGAGTCTCTAGAGTCTTGGGTCTCTTTCACCTACATTatgtcatgcactgctttatgggGACAGAATAGCTGACACTTTTTCATATACACGTAATGTTATGTTTTGTGGTACCCAACCAAATACAACGGATagtagtttaaccccttagcgcagagtccATGATATAGCCTTACTGTTACCAACATtgttatggctatgtcttaatgggCTTATAATTTagtggagtattttcagcaattagtgaataggcccaccggcgaccccagctgcagtaagaggctattgTTTACTACTTACAATAAAGTGGTGAAAATTCTTTTAAATCTTAACCTGCACAACCACCTgtagccctttaatgcacgccgtatctcctgtggcacgctgtaatagacatcgaAAGTTAACTTCTgtagtattacactactatgacagtgcacagggcatttagtgatacattacgacttggtcattgccattctagtaacagctaatttataatgccgtgtcttcaGGGGTTAAGCTGAACTGATTTCTGACGGACAGTTCTGTATTCTAAGGTTCTGTTTTCTAAGGTTCTGTTTCCCTGAAGGGGTTTGGCATTGTAAGTCCACTGCAGTGTTGGCCATTTTTGGGGACAGGTTACCACGGTGATTGCACGTTTCTTCCAGAGGGTATGTGATGTGAAGGGATACAAGTGTATATCGCCAAGGTACAAAGTGTCAACGTGACATGATTTGGGTTTctgggctgcgtgtgtgtgtgtgtatgtgtgtgtgcgtgcgtgcgtgcgtgcatgtgtgtgttgcagcagcTGGAGCAGAGTGGTTTGTCCTAGAGGGAGGAGACATCACTTTGAATGCAAGCGAGGACCAACCTAGACTCGTTCACCTTCAGTGGAGGGTGAATCAAACAACAATCGTTATGGATTACTTCCCCCATAAACCACCACCATTCAATGTCAAACTGAAGTATGAAGGATTTATTGAAAGATTCATTCACTTTGATACAAACACTTTAAGTCTACACCTCAGGAACCTTCAGAGGAATCACTCTGGGGTGTACACGGCAGAGAAGTATTACGAGCGGGGCGAATACAATGTTTCGCATTCATACAACCTCATCATTATGGGTAAGACACAAAACTTCAGACATTGTACaatttattataatatattatgtgTTAGTATTTTTTGTTGGTGAAAGTGAAATATCTCACTTTCATTCTATCTTTTAAAACTATTAAAATTGAGGCACAATGTTGTGATTGTTTCTTCATCACAGAGCATGCAGCGCCCCCTACCCTGACCTTGTTGTCGGCCTGGTCCAGCAATGTCACCTGTAACGTGGCTCTCAGGTGTGCTGTGTCACCTGACACGGCCCTGAACACCACCTGCATCATCGACCTCAACAGCACTGAGTCCGAGTCCGTCTGTTCTCAGGAGGGCGGAGGAAGGTTCCTCTCCATCTCCGTCAACCGCACCACCGTCTCCTGTAATCATAGTAACCCAGTCAGCTGGAGGCGGGCCAGCGTGGACGTGGCCTCTGTCTGCAGCGGATGGGGCGGGGTCTCAGTGAGTCTCCTGAGGGCAACGGCCATCTCTGGGGTTATCGTTGTCATGGTTACTGCTGTTATTGCTGTGGCCATCTGCACACGCCGACCACAGACGTCAGACTGATCAGAAgacgtcagacacacacacaggagacagacagacacacacaaacacacacacaggagacagacagacacacacaaacacacacacaggagacagacagacacacacaaacactcacatacacacacacaaacacacacacatacacaattacacacacaaacacacacacataaaggagaCAGACAGATCATTAACATGGGACATTCAATTCCAAATTAACTCAACTTAACTCAAAATAATTCTGCTTTGGAAAATATCCTGTTAACACTTAATTAAATAAAATTTAAATTATTCTTAATTAAACTCTATTCAGAaaaaagtgggtggtttattttGTGGTTAATTCTGAATAAGTTGTATGGTCAAAGATTCTctatagatcgtctctggtatGGTGAGGGCCCCAGGTAGTATGGATGACCCAAGTACAGTAGTATGATGAGGCCCAGGTAGTATGGCTAACCCAGGTAGTATGGTGAGGCCCAGGTAGTTTGGTCAGGTAGTATGGATGGACAGGCCCAGAtagttagcctagaaatctagacgcccctagcgaccgcaaattgaatttgctcccgggggcagtctagcggaccccggtcgttttgcgaggctgaaagttatccgatgacagggccaatcaaatcgcgaggggggccgggttAACTAGTAAACAGGATACTTTctaagaagcatggtgtccgtccggtgctacgtacagcacgaaagtgtttacttaatttaaaaagcctggatgataatacatttcgtggctgacatggattgatgtaataatacaccatgaacttatcggacacaaatagatctcaacacattaccatttgatcattcgatgttttaaactagctcggtaagctaatttgagcattttacagaaccagatagtcacacgctattatcagaccactactgtaggtgtagaatgaaattgctgccccaatttctaataagacacatgccattaaaaacgagacatttgggagctttgaaagtctttgagtagcttactaaatagatgggaatgacacctagtctaccaagctagtggctagctaacctgtcgtcaacaacacagagctaggtatccagccttgtattatatgcctgccccaaattctaataagatccatgtcattaaaacgagacatttgggagctttgaaagtctgtaagtcgcttactaaatagatgggaatgacacctagtctaccgagctagtggctagccaacgTATCCAGCCATGTAtcagttatgggtatacagctagctaacaccgaacatgccatgttgacaacaatcataaatataaccatttaacaagccccaaattgctcgacatttcgctgattgatcaaggagggtcatgtggttgaaaacgaggcatttttgaactgtataagtgaaaacacgatttattaggaaacttgtttgtggctgtggtcatcacacgcattcactgctacgacggctcgaagttgccgcttcacctacaaagaggctagctaacctgtcgtcaataacagagctaggtatccagccttgtattatatgcctaacccaaattctaataagatccatgtcattaaaaacgagacatttgggagctttgaaagtctgtaagtcgcttactaaatagatgggaatgacacctagtctaccgagctagcggctagccaacgtatccagccatgtattagttatgggtatacagctagctagctaacaccgaacatgccatgttgacaacaatcataaatataaccatttaacaagccccaaattgctcgacatttcgctgattgatcaaggagggccatatGGTTGAAAaagaggcatttttgaactgtataagtgaaaacacgatttattaggaaacttgtttgtggctgtgatcATCACActcattcactgctacgacggctcgaagttgccgcttcacctacaaaggggcgtgtcgcgtgtacgttgtgaaaacagctgtgacgttacacagaagtgtgtggggattggttgttccaccatcctattgcgtgacatTGAGTGCTTAAGCAACCATTTAtcccgcccagccctcctagaccctggtacagctttttgctgtacgggtctggctgcgct is a genomic window containing:
- the LOC134444289 gene encoding uncharacterized protein LOC134444289 — its product is MFGNRKPLSELTPPSEYAGVNAPTTSPSTSIAGPSSSHVENLQGVPAFDAVRHLPFSLATTRMLRASALVFTVPGRWSSPYFLLVKVKYLTFILSFKTIKIEAQCCDCFFITEHAAPPTLTLLSAWSSNVTCNVALRCAVSPDTALNTTCIIDLNSTESESVCSQEGGGRFLSISVNRTTVSCNHSNPVSWRRASVDVASVCSGWGGVSVSLLRATAISGVIVVMVTAVIAVAICTRRPQTSD